In the genome of Hevea brasiliensis isolate MT/VB/25A 57/8 chromosome 14, ASM3005281v1, whole genome shotgun sequence, the window AGTTTTGTTCTCATTacacgatttttttttttttcatttcaatgtGAATGCTTTTGATCTTTAAAGATGGATCAACTATGGCGtttattgaaatttataattcagcacaacttcttaattttttttttattaataaatgaaatcaaaaaaaaaaaaaagcttagcATGAAAGTCGCCAATTAAACCAAGTCGATAGGGTTCCCCGTTACACCCAACATAGGCAATAACATGCTAagtcaaaaaaaataaaataaaaaaaataaataaaaaaaatacaaaacagACTAACAAGACAGCATCAAAGTTGCATTACAAAAGATAGCTAATGGAAGTCTAGATACACAACTGAACAAAAGCCAGAATAACAAAAACCAAAGGTCTAGGTAGCCACAAAACCAAGTCGAGAGCTGCAGCAAAATATGCAGAAAAGTCACCCCCAAATGTCTCCAAGCCTCAAATCTGCAACCAAAGAGGAGACCTACGAGACAAGATCAAGAAGCCAAAACAAGAAACTCATATTGATTTGAACTCCTAAATAGTACAACACCGGTTGTGGCGAGTTCTCCAATCAATAAAAAATGCAGTTCAATTGAAGTATTTTCACAGTAAGAACAATATCAGGATTTCAAATTTGAATCAAGTTGCAGTTATTagtgtttgttgtggtattttaaatttaagggaaattttattctaaatactGTAGTgttatttataaatgaaaatgatCTCTTtgctaaaaaaatatttaaatagaaGGAGAAttttatctaaattaaaaaaaaaaaattagtctgGTATATCAGTGTTTTATGATGATATAGTATTCTTTTTAAATCAAAATAGtaactttatttttatatatgaaaattaatCGTTTAACAATATGTTGGGTGGAtactttaataatatttttatttagaaatttaGTCAAACCTTAAAAATCCAGTCTTATAATAAATGTAACAAAATCGTTGTACATACAATGCTTATATTCTATAATTTCTCAAGAGTAAGGCAACTTAATACATTAGTTTAGCAATAAAACCCATAAACATGTGTGCATATAACAGTGAACACTAAacaaagtaattaaaaaaaaataccatCATATTTGTTttggaaaaaataatttatatataaaaaaacatttcatgaaaattattttataagaaaatttttttcataaaaatattttttattatttaattacaatattaaactaataatatttatttatgtcatTAGTATATAAatgttttcacattttaataatagtattaaaaagagaaaatcattttccttaaaaaaatCTTAGTTTTCCTGATCTCCTCACTGTACCAAAAGCTAAAACATGGGATCTTTACTTGTTAGCATAAGTAGATTATGGAATAGAAAATATTGTTTAAGTAGTAGTGCAGAAAAATATTACTTGTTAGAGTAAATAAATTCTGAATGATAAAACAACGAATAAGAAATTCCTTTACCTGTTGTCATTCTGAATCTGATTTATCCAGTGTATGAGAAGGTTCTTGgtcttgtttcaatctttgaaaaGAAAGTtcgtcatcttcatcttcttgaCTTCTGCTTCTCTTTTTATTATCTCTGCCAAGACAATCGTCTCCAAATATAGGATGTACCCCACACTTAATTATAGCACTGTAATCACGATCCTTGCGATATTTTGCCTTGACGAACACCCTGTCAACGAAGAACTGGAATGAGGCCGCAACGGGACCATCTTCCATGTCGAACGAGTCATTCCAAAGGAATACATGTTCTGAACATAATAAATTAACATCTTTCACAGTCACCCAATCGAAATGGAATTTTTTATTGCTATGTCCAGATTTATCTATGAATTGGGCTTCGCAAGTAATGTCAGCCATATCATCACCCAAAAAATTTTTGGGATCACAAACAGCGCAAAAGGAAAAACCAATCAAGTTAGGCTGATCTAGTGTGAATGAAAGAGAAGATCCAATCTGGTTCTTATATCTCATCCTTTGAGGCACTTCATCCCCGAATATGCATAATTTAACAACCTGTATCatgaaaattataaattattttatgaaaaaaaaaattcaaacttaTTGTGACGATCCTTGTAACAGCTGAGAAAGGGAAGCATACCTTTTTTTTCAACAGATGCATTTCAAATACATACTCCTTTAATTTCTCACATACATCCTTATCCAAATTGATGGAATTTTGAAACTCAAGATATGTGTCTTGTTCGTGTTCATCTTCGTCTTCGTCTTTGTCTTCTAAAAATTTAAGTCTCTTGCAATCATTTAAGAAAAGATAACTGAACTTAAACAGTTGTCTAATGCTAGCAGGTATGCTCTCAAAATTATTTTCGCCTAAATCCAAGTATCTCAATGAGACTAAAAACAAAAGACTCTGGGGAATTTCTAATATGCCAGTACCACCTAAAACAATTCTCTTTACACGGGACAAACCTGTCAAAGGAGGCAAAGTCAAACCTTCACATTTACCATAGGTTAACTCTCCCAAATTTTGCAATTGATTGAAGGAGGATGGTAATGTTTTTATTCCACTTCCAGATATATCAAGGGTCTCCAGCAATTCTAAATCCCCTATGTTCTCCGGCAATTCATTGACATTCAAACAATGTGAGATCTCAAGGACTGTAAGAGATTTCAGATTGCAGATGCTTTGTGGAATACTCTGCAGTTTTTCAcaatgaaatgagaaaaacctTTTTTAGACATTTCAACTCGCCAATGCTGCTAGGAATCTCAATCAAGCCACTACATTCGCTCATACGTAAAACCACAAGATTCGGAAAGATAGACAAGTCTGTAACTCTGGTCAGCTCGAAAGGACCGCCaaggtttaaaattttcaaatttccaagAGGCTGTATTGAAAATATCAACAAAATAAGTAGATGCTAATTAACTTAGCAAAGTGTagctaaattttataattaaatagcaAAATAACTCTTGCCTTATCTCCATTCTGAAGTTGTGTGAGGTTGCTTCCATAGTCTCGAAAAATAGGTTGTACTCCACACTTAATTATCGCCTCAAAAACAGAATCCTCATGATATGTTGTCCCGTATGACCCCATGTGAATGTAGAACTGAAATGAGGCCTTAACGATACTGTCTTCCATGTCGAACCTATGATTCCAAAGGAACACATGCTCTGAATATAATAAATCATCAGCTACCCTCGGACTCACCCAATGGAAACGGAAATCTTTACTCCGACGTCCAGATTTATCTATCAATTGGGCTTCGCAACTAATTTCATTCattttgtagaaagagatgattctcattgatttcaattaatctgtacatgggtatatatatacaattggttcctataattgtgttctactaattaggaagaaatcctaaataggaatacagaatacaaaatatacagagaaataatatagtgattgattttccataacatagtgattgactttccataacactccccctcaagttggagcatagatgttaatcatgcccaacttgttacaaatatagtcaatcctagctccattcagaacttttgtgaaaatatctcctaactgctctccagttttgatgtgtcctgttgagatgatctgttgttgaatcttttcacgaataaagtgacaatcaatctcaatatgtttggtccgctcatgaaacatcggattagaagcaatatgaagagcagcttaattatcacaccacaatttcgcaggcagggaggtcttaaaacctgtctcatctagtaattgaagtatccacattacctcacatactgattgtgccatggctctgtattcggattcagcactaaatcgagaaactacactctacttcttacttctccaagacaccaaatttcctccaataaaaatgcaatatccaatagttgacctcctgtcaaccttagatccagcccagccggcatctgaaaaacattcaacattcaaatgcccatgattaccatatagcaaacctcttcctggagcgctcttcagataacacaagatttgttccaaggcttcccaatgagcaacagttggagaagacataaactgacttaccacactaacggcataagcaatgtcaggacgagtgactgtaaggtagttcaattttcctaccaatctcctgtatctctctggatcttcaaacaactcactatcccctgctaacagttgtaaagttggagtcattggtgcgctacaaggcttagcacctaattttcctgtctctgtcaatagatcgaggacatattttctttgagacaagaaaatacccttcttacttctcataacttcgatacccaagaaatactttaacaatcccaagtctttggtgcaaaccgagtttggaggaaggttttaagagatgaaatactgtgagtcactcccagtgatgacaatgtcatccacatagactactaagagaattagaccagcctcagatttcttataaaatactgagtgatcacacttactcttttgcataccaaattcctgtactgcttcactgaatctcccaaaccatgccctaggactttgtttcaagccataaagagatttccgaagcctacaaactttacccaactccccctgagcaacaaacccaggtggttgctccatatacacctcctcctgaagatcaccatgaaggaaagcattcttgatatccaattgatgcaggggccaatcatatgtagctgctaaagagataaacaagcaaatagaagtaagtttagctacaggagaaaaagtatcagagtaatcaaccccatatgtctgagcatatccttttgctacaaggcgtactTTTAACCtaaccacagaaccatcaggatttacctttactgtaaatacccatttgcaac includes:
- the LOC131172670 gene encoding uncharacterized protein LOC131172670, with the protein product MHLLKKKVVKLCIFGDEVPQRMRYKNQIGSSLSFTLDQPNLIGFSFCAVCDPKNFLGDDMADITCEAQFIDKSGHSNKKFHFDWVTVKDVNLLCSEHVFLWNDSFDMEDGPVAASFQFFVDRVFVKAKYRKDRDYSAIIKCGVHPIFGDDCLGRDNKKRSRSQEDEDDELSFQRLKQDQEPSHTLDKSDSE